A window from Gopherus flavomarginatus isolate rGopFla2 chromosome 4, rGopFla2.mat.asm, whole genome shotgun sequence encodes these proteins:
- the MTRF1L gene encoding peptide chain release factor 1-like, mitochondrial isoform X1, with amino-acid sequence MEGVPPERFRLEKNPSGFGLFRSGSFAWGMRLLARTVRAAQGLRAAPPPARSCRGAAAGAAVCGGRAAQQPRRPLSSWPGLETLFAAPALRRFLEEQAGVRGGPELRARIQRLWAKEQELRDTQELARADENEDLQKLAEEEIVSCQEEITELKRQIALHLIPSEETDNSDLVMEVTAGVGGQEAMLFTAEIFDMYQQYAAYKNWRFEILEYFPSEIGGLRHAAASIAGLEVYKHMKFEGGVHRVQRVPKTEKQGRIHTSTMTIALLPQPMEINLIINPKDLQIETKRASGAGGQHVNTTDSAVRIVHIPTGVVSECQQERSQIRNKEKAMQMLRAKLYSIKLEEETRKRYNARKIQIGTKGRSEKIRTYNFPQDRVTDHRINRTVHHIESFMLGEELLDEMITSLREYADYETLMEIISENVKTNVT; translated from the exons ATGGAAGGGGTGCCACCCGAGCGTTTCCGGCTGGAGAAAAACCCGAGTGGCTTCGGTCTTTTCCGCAGCGGGTCCTTCGCCTGGGGCATGCGGCTGCTCGCGCGGACTGTCCGCGCAGCGCAAGGGCTGCGcgcggccccgccccccgccaggAGCTGCCGCGGGGCCGCCGCCGGGGCCGCTGTGTGCGGGGGACGTGCCGCGCAGCAGCCGCGGCGCccgctgagctcctggcccggccTGGAGACGCTGTTCGCCGCCCCCGCGCTGCGCCGCTTCCTAGAGGAGCAGGCGGGGGTTCGGGGCGGCCCCGAGCTGCGAGCGCGGATACAGCGGCTGTGGGCAAAGGAGCAGGAGTTACGGGACACGCAAGAACTGGCACGAGCAG ATGAGAATGAAGATTTGCAGAAGCTTGCAGAAGAGGAAATAGTTTCCTGTCAGGAAGAGATAACTGAATTGAAGCGCCAG ATAGCATTGCATTTGATTCCTTCAGAAGAAACAGACAACAGTGATTTGGTCATGGAAGTAACTGCTGGAGTTGGTGGACAGGAAGCCATGCTGTTCACTGCAGAGATATTTGATATGTATCAACAATATGCTGCATATAAAAACTGGAGATTTGAAATACTGGAATATTTTCCAAGTGAAATAG GTGGCCTGAGACATGCAGCTGCCAGTATAGCAGGTCTTGAAGTATACAAGCATATGAAGTTTGAAGGAGGAGTGCATCGTGTTCAGCGAGTGCCAAAGACAGAAAAGCAAGGCCGTATTCACACTAGTACAATGACTATTGCACTATTACCCCAACCCATGGAG ATCAATCTGATAATTAATCCTAAAGATTTACAAATTGAAACTAAGCgagccagtggagctgggggccAGCATGTAAATACAACTGACAGTGCTGTACGGATAGTTCATATTCCAACAG GTGTAGTGTCTGAATGTCAACAAGAGAGATCTCAAATCAGAAATAAAGAGAAGGCTATGCAAATGCTTCGTGCTAAACTATACAGCATCAAACTAGAAGAAGAGACAAGAAAGAGATACAATGCCAGAAAGATTCAG ATTGGGACCAAAGGAAGATCTGAGAAGATCAGAACATACAACTTTCCACAGGATCGTGTAACTGACCACAGGATAAACAGAACAGTGCATCATATTGAAAGTTTTATGTTAGGGGAAGAACTGCTAGATGAAATGATAACATCCCTGAGGGAATATGCGGATTATGAAACTTTAATGGAAATTATTtcagaaaatgtaaaaacaaatgtCACCTGA
- the MTRF1L gene encoding peptide chain release factor 1-like, mitochondrial isoform X2: MEVTAGVGGQEAMLFTAEIFDMYQQYAAYKNWRFEILEYFPSEIGGLRHAAASIAGLEVYKHMKFEGGVHRVQRVPKTEKQGRIHTSTMTIALLPQPMEINLIINPKDLQIETKRASGAGGQHVNTTDSAVRIVHIPTGVVSECQQERSQIRNKEKAMQMLRAKLYSIKLEEETRKRYNARKIQIGTKGRSEKIRTYNFPQDRVTDHRINRTVHHIESFMLGEELLDEMITSLREYADYETLMEIISENVKTNVT, encoded by the exons ATGGAAGTAACTGCTGGAGTTGGTGGACAGGAAGCCATGCTGTTCACTGCAGAGATATTTGATATGTATCAACAATATGCTGCATATAAAAACTGGAGATTTGAAATACTGGAATATTTTCCAAGTGAAATAG GTGGCCTGAGACATGCAGCTGCCAGTATAGCAGGTCTTGAAGTATACAAGCATATGAAGTTTGAAGGAGGAGTGCATCGTGTTCAGCGAGTGCCAAAGACAGAAAAGCAAGGCCGTATTCACACTAGTACAATGACTATTGCACTATTACCCCAACCCATGGAG ATCAATCTGATAATTAATCCTAAAGATTTACAAATTGAAACTAAGCgagccagtggagctgggggccAGCATGTAAATACAACTGACAGTGCTGTACGGATAGTTCATATTCCAACAG GTGTAGTGTCTGAATGTCAACAAGAGAGATCTCAAATCAGAAATAAAGAGAAGGCTATGCAAATGCTTCGTGCTAAACTATACAGCATCAAACTAGAAGAAGAGACAAGAAAGAGATACAATGCCAGAAAGATTCAG ATTGGGACCAAAGGAAGATCTGAGAAGATCAGAACATACAACTTTCCACAGGATCGTGTAACTGACCACAGGATAAACAGAACAGTGCATCATATTGAAAGTTTTATGTTAGGGGAAGAACTGCTAGATGAAATGATAACATCCCTGAGGGAATATGCGGATTATGAAACTTTAATGGAAATTATTtcagaaaatgtaaaaacaaatgtCACCTGA
- the FBXO5 gene encoding F-box only protein 5, producing the protein MKANLNHSTKMKCDFNCNHVRSGLAQLKTDAVKTRLEEPSISNYEEGSCKDCVKESQRLLHSELQNATPRNIDHKTEGRLVHNKENQQVPYRFGEGACEMEALENSRFNEESGYSSMLSSEYNDPTEHEDSILLAGNIYGTPNHCLMNQSQAQLSKKTLLPVTHFEELVCSTLKKSGKRNVKSWAIVDRIVSQGSVGLRNLIGRKMGLGGIDILGELFQRDLRHLLANILRHLEEMDLINVAKVSPTWKKILKEDKWAFQVYSKAVKSLSDGSVQPTEHTVTREYVLYRAALASVQTAAPPNSSSKKASRSKASNQSNQNGSYSRHMEFCEAAKTLKNTESLKVCSRCSSPAKYDSYLQRATCSRESCSFDFCTKCLCCYHNSRDCASSKPVKSSSQLGLLPGTKKSKQNLRRL; encoded by the exons ATGAAAGCAAACCTTAACCACTCCACCAAAATGAAATGTGATTTTAATTGTAACCATGTCCGTTCTGGACTCGCACAGTTAAAGACTGATGCAGTAAAGACAAGACTTGAAGAACCTTCTATCTCGAATTATGAAGAAGGGTCTTGTAAAGACTGTGTTAAAGAATCTCAGAGGCTATTGCATAGTGAACTGCAGAATGCAACCCCCAGGAATATTGACCACAAAACTGAAGGAAGACTTGTACATAACAAAGAAAACCAGCAAGTACCGTACAGATTTGGTGAAGGTGCCTGTGAAATGGAGGCATTAGAAAACAGTAGGTTTAATGAGGAGAGTGGTTACTCCTCTATGTTGAGCAGCGAGTACAATGATCCAACAGAACATGAAGACAGTATACTACTGGCAGGAAATATATATGGCACACCAAATCACTGTCTCATGAACCAAAGCCAAGCACAGCTTTCCAAAAAAACCTTGCTACCAGTTACCCATTTTGAAGAACTGGTTTGCTCAACTTTGAAAAAAAGTGGTAAAAGAAATGTTAAATCATGGGCTATTGTGGACAGAATTGTTTCCCAGGGAAGTGTTGGACTTAGGAATCTAATTGGCAGGAAAATGGGATTAGGTGGAATAGACATTCTTGGTGAACTCTTCCAAAGGGACCTCAGACATCTTTTAGCAAACATCTTAAGACATCTTGAGGAGATGGACTTAATAAA TGTGGCTAAAGTGAGTCCAACATGGAAGAAAATTCTAAAGGAAGACAAATGGGCTTTCCAAGTGTATAGTAAAGCAGTGAAAAGCCTTTCT GATGGTAGTGTACAGCCCACAGAACATACTGTAACAAGGGAATATGTTCTGTATCGAGCAGCTTTAGCTTCTGTTCAGACAGCAGCCCCTCCAAACAGCTCATCCAAAAAAGCATCCAGATCCAAAGCATCCAACCAGAGCAATCAAAATGGTTCTTACAGCCGACACATGGAGTTTTGTGAG GCTGCCAAGACCTTGAAAAACACTGAAAGCCTTAAGGTTTGTAGTCGCTGCAGCTCACCTGCAAAATATGACTCCTATCTACAGAGGGCAACATGCAGCCGTGAAAGCTGTAGCTTTGACTTTTGCACCAAGTGCCTGTGCTGCTACCACAATTCCAGAGACTGTGCAAGTAGCAAACCTGTGAAATCAAGCTCTCAGCTAGGACTTCTTCCTGGCACCAAAAAGAGCAAACAAAATTTGCGGAGACTGTGA